TCCGAGGAGCACTGGTACCTGCTGGAGCTGGGCACCGTGCCGTCCGCCCGCGGCCGCGGCGCGGGGCGGGCGCTCCTGGAGCGGCGGCGGCGCGAGGCCCGGGCGGCCGGCGTCGGGATCTACCTGGAGTCCTCCTCCGCGGAGAGCACCCGTTTCTACGAGCACGTCGGCTTCCGGCCGCACGGCACGGCGACGGTCCACGGCGCCGACGACCTGACCACGATGTGGTGGAAGGACTGACCATGCCCACGCTGCGCACCGTCGAGCTCTCCCCGGCCACCCGTGCCGACCACCTGGCGCGGCTGCGCGCCGCGGACGCCGACCACCCCCTGGACGTCCTCGTCGTCGGCGGAGGCTCCGCCGGGGTGGGCGCCGCGTTCGACGCCGCCACGCGCGGCCTGGACGTCGGGATCGTCGACGCCGGCGACTGGGCCGGCGGCACCTCCTCCCGCTCCTCCCGGCTGATGCATGGCGGCCTGCGCTACCTGGAGATGTTGGACGTCAAGCTCGTCTACGAGGCCCTGCGTGAGCGGGACCTGCTGCTCACCCGCACCGCCCCGCACGTGGTGCGCCCCCTGCGGTTCGTGTTCCCGCTGGAGCACGCCCGGGACCGCGGCTGGATCGGCGCCGGGGTGGGCGTGTACGACGCCATGCAGTCCGTCGGCCGCCGCCGCGCCGTGGGCGGGCACCGCCACCTGGGGCGGAAGGCGCTCGCGGAGACCTTCCCGGGGCTGGACCCGGAGGCGGCCGTCGGCGCGGTGGAGTACGCGGACGCCCAGTTCGACGACGCGCGGCTCGCCCTGCTGCTGGTGCGCTCCGCGGTGGACCTGGGGGCGGCGGCGCTGAATCACGCGCCCGTCGTCGGGTACCTCAAGGACGGCGCCGGCGCCGTGGTGGGCGCGCGCGTGCGGGAGTCCCTCACGGGCGAGGAGCTGCAGGTGCACGCCCGTGCGGTGATCCTGGCCGGCGGCGTGTGGACGCAGGAGCAGCAGGAGCTGGCCGGCGTGGACGGCGGCCTGGAGGTGCTCGCCTCCAAGGGCGTGCACGTCACCGTGCCCCGGGAGCGGATCGCGGCGGAGCCGGGCGTCGGGGTGATCACCCGCACGGAGAAGTCGGTGCTGTTCGTCATCCCCTCGGACGAGCACTGGATCATCGGCACCACGGACACCCCGTGGCGCCAGGACGTGGACCACCCGGCGGCGACGGCCGCGGACGTGGACTACGTGCTGGAGCACGCCAACGCGGTGCTCTCCGAGGACCTCACGCGCGCGGACGTGGTGGCGGTCTACGCGGGGCTGCGCCCGCTGCTGCAGCCGGCCGCGGGCGCGGACGACGCGTCCACCAAGGTCTCCCGGGAGCACACCGTGACGGAGCTGGCCCCGGGGCTGACGGCGGTGGCCGGCGGCAAGTGGACCACCTACCGGGCCATGGCGGAGGACACCGTGGACTTCGCGGTGCGGGACCTCTTCCCCACGCGCCCCTCCCTGACGGCGCACACGCCGGTGCTCGGCGGCCTGGGCTACGCGGAGATCGCGGCGCGAGCCGCGGAGATCGCGGCGGAGCGCGGGTTCGACGCCGCCCGCGTGGACCGGTTGCTGCGCCGCTACGGCACCCTGCTGCCGCACGTGCTGGCCCTGGTGGACGCGGACCCGGCCCTGGGCGAGCCCCTGCCCGGCGGCGAGGCCTACCTGCGCGCGGAGGTCGTCTACGCGGCCCGCGCCGAGGGCGCCGTGCACCTCGACGACGTCCTGGAGCGCCGCCTGCGCCTGTCCACCGAGGTCCCCGACCGGGGCGCCGACGCCGCCTCCGAGGCCGCCGCACTCGTCGCGGACGTCCTCGGCTGGGACGCCGCGCGCCGGGACGCCGAGGTCGCCGCCTACCGGGCGCTGGTCGCCGCGCGCCGCCGCGCGGAGGGCCTGGACGACGACGCCGCGGCCGCCGCCGAGCTGGCCGCCGCGGGCGAGCGGGCCGGCGTCGTGCCCGTGACCTCCCGGGAGACCGTGACCCCCGAGGAGAAGGGGGGCGCCCGATGAGCGCGCCGCGGTACGTGATGGCGATCGACCAGGGGACCACCTCCACCCGGGCGATCCTCTTCGACCACGCGGGCGACGCCGTGGCCACCGGGCAGTTGGAGCACGCCCAGCACTTCCCGCGCGCCGGCTGGGTGGAGCACGACCCGCTGGAGATCTGGCGGAACACCCGCGAGGCGATCGGCCAGGCGCTCTCCCGCGCGGACGCCACCCGGGACGACGTCGCCGCGATCGGCGTCACCAACCAGCGGGAGACCGCCGTCGTCTGGGACCGGACGACGGGGCGCCCCGTGCACCCGGCCATCGTCTGGCAGGACACCCGCACCCAGCACCTGTGCGAGCGGCTCGGCGGCGACGCCGGCCCGGACCGCTGGCGCGAGCGTACCGGCCTGCCCCTGGCCACCTACTTCGCCGGGCCCAAGGTCGCCTGGATCCTCGAGCACGTGGACGGCGCCCGCGAGGCCGCCGAGCGCGGGGACCTGCTGTTCGGCACCACCGACTCCTGGACCGTGTGGAACCTCACCGGCGGCGTCCTCGGCGGTCAGCACGTCACGGACGTCACCAACGCCTCCCGCACCCTGCTGATGGACCTCGAGACCCTCGAGTGGGACGCGGAGATCGCCGCCGAGATGGGGATCCCGGGGGGCATGCTCCCGCGGATCGTCAGCTCCTCCGCCGAGGTGGGCCACGCCGCGCCCACCTCGCTCCTGGGCGGGGTGCCGATCGCCGGGATCCTCGGGGACCAGCAGGCCGCCCTGTTCGGGCAGGCCTGCTTCGAGGCCGGGCAGGCCAAGAACACCTACGGCACCGGCAACTTCCTGCTCGTGAACACCGGTGCGCGGCCCGTGCGCTCGCGGCACGGCCTGCTGACCACGGTGGCCCACCGGATCGGGGACGAGCCGCCCGCCTACGCCCTCGAGGGGTCCGTGGCCGTCACCGGCTCCCTGGTGCAGTGGCTCCGGGACAACCTCGGCCTGATCCGCGACGCCGCCGAGGTGGAGGAGCTGGCCGCCGGCGCCCCGGACAACGGCGGCGTGTTCGTGGTGCCCGCGTTCTCCGGCCTGTTCGCCCCGCACTGGGACCCCACCGCGCGCGGCACCATCGTGGGCCTCACCCGCTACGCGGACCGCCGCCACCTGGCCCGCGCCGTCCTCGAGGCCACCGCCTTCCAGTCCCGCGAGGTCCTCGACGCCGTCCTCGCCGACGTCGCCGAGGCGGAGGAGGGCGCCGGCGTCGTGGGAGGGCTGACCGAGCTGAAGGTGGACGGCGGCATGGTGGCCAACGACCTGCTCATGCAGTTCCAGGCCGACGTGCTGGGCGTGCCCGTGGTGCGCCCGGAGGTCACGGAGACCACCGCCCTGGGCGCGGCCTACGCCGCTGGGCTGGCCGTCGGCTTCTGGGCGTCCACCGCGGAGCTCGCCGCGCACTGGTCCGAGGACCGCCGCTGGGAGCCCGCCATGGACCCCGAGCGCGCCGCCCGCCTGTTGCGCCTCTGGGCGCGCGCCGTGGCGCGCTCCCGCGGCTGGATCGACGACGACGTCGAGGCTCTCGCCGCCGAGACCCGCACCGCCCCCGACGCCACCCCTGCCGGAAGGACCCCGTGAAGCATCCCGTCCCCGACTACCTCCAGCACCTGGTGGACTCCCTGCGGGAGGACCGCCGCGGCGCGCTCGCCGACTACATCCCCGTCCTGGCGCAGGCCGACCCGGAGCGCCTGGGGATCGCCCTGGCCACCGTCACCGGGCGGCTGCACTCCGCCGGCGACGACGAGACCGAGTTCACGATCCAGTCCGTGTCCAAGCCGTTCGCGTACGCGGCGGCGCTGCAGGACCGCGGCCTGGATGCAGTGGACGCCCGGGTGGGGCTGAACCCCTCCGGCGAGGCGTTCAACGAGCTGTCCCTGGAGGCCGAGTCCAAGCGCCCGGACAACGCGATGATCAACGCCGGCGCCCTGGCCGTGCACCAGCTGCTGGTGGGCCCCTACGCGGGGCGGCAGGAGCGGCTCGACCGGCTGGTGGGGTTCATGTCCACGCTGGCGGGCCGGCGTCTGGAGATCGACCGGGAGACCTTCGAGTCGGAGATGGCCACCTCGGACCGCAACCTGTCCCTGGCGCACATGCTGCGCAGCCACGGGATCATCCAGGACCGGGCCGAGGACGTCGTCGCCGGGTACATCGCCCAGTGCTCCGTGCGGGTGACCGTGCGGGACCTGGCCCTGATGGGCGCGTGCCTGGCCTCCGGCGGCGTCCACCCGCTGACGGGCGAGCGCGTGCTGCCCTCGCTGGTGTGCCGGCAGGTGCTCTCCGTGATGTCCTCCTCCGGCATGTACGACGCCGCGGGCCAGTGGCTCGTGAACGTGGGCATCCCGGCCAAGTCGGGTGTCTCCGGCGCGGTGCTGGGGGCGCTGCCCGGCCAGGTGGGGCTGGCGGTGTTCTCCCCGCGCCTGGACGAGGTGGGCAACTCGGTGCGCGGGGTGGAGGCGTGCCGGCGGATGTCCGAGGACATGGACCTGCACCTCATGGAGGGCGACTCCCTGGGCGGCACCGTGGTGCGGTTCGCCCGCCGGGAGGGGGACACGGTGCTGCTGCACCTGCAGGGCGTGATCCGGTTCGGCGGGGGCGAGGCCGTGGTCACGGCCATGACGGACCTGGGCACCGGCGCGGCCGGTGGGGGTCGCGCGGCCTGGTCCGAGCACGACTACCCCGAGTGGGAGGACGCCCCCCACGGGGACGTGGCCGCCGAGGCCGGGGACCGCCGCCCCGTCGACGCCGCCGACCCGGAGGCCGCCCGCGCCGCCGCCACCGGGGACGGCTCCGTCCACGAGGCCGCGGCGTGCGCGGTGGCCGAGGACGGGCTGCCCATCCGCACCGTGGTGCTCAACCTCGAGCGTGTGGACCGGGTCACCGCGGTGGGCCGGCGGCTGATCGACGAGGGCGTGGACCGGCTGCGGGCCGACGGCGTGGCCGTGGAGGTCGTGGACCCGGACGGCCTGCTCGGCTGAGGGCGCGCGGCCGGGCCGGTGCGGATGTGAGCCGCCCGGCCCGGCGACGTGTTTCCCCTCTCACCCTCTTCTGTTCACCTGGTGTTCATGTTTGAATGGTCGGCACTCCCCGACCCGACCACTCCCGAGGAACACCCATGCCCGCCTGGCTCGCGCGCTTCACGCGCCCCCGCCCCGCCCCCCGGCCCTCACGCGCCGCCCGGGCCGGCTGGTGGGCCGCCGGCGCGCTGCCGCTGGTCGGCTGCCTCACCTCCTTCCCCATCGGGGCGTCCAAGCCGACCATGGTGATCCCCGGCGTCGGCTACCACGGCGGCTTCGAGGCCGGCTGGCAGCACGCGCTGAACCAGCCCGCCTACTTCACGTGGCTGTCCAACGCGATGGTGGCGGGCACCTCCCTGACGCTGGCCGCGCGCCGTGACGCCCCGACGTCGGACGCGTTCTGGGCGCTGCGCACCGCCGGGCTGGGCTCGGTGATGGTCACGGGCATCGTCTACAACGCGGTGCTGCGCGGCATGGAGCAGGACACCCTGCTCTACCGGTTCAACGACGCGGTGCAGCACGTCGTGAACCCGGTGCTGGCGCCCCTGGTGTGGGCGGCGTTCGACCCCCGCGGGCAGATCACGTACCGGCGAGCCGGGCTGGCCGCCGTCGTGCCGCTGATGTGGGCGACGGCCACGCTGGTGCGCGGAGCCCGGATCGACTGGTACCCCTACCCGTTCCTGGACGTGCCGCGCCTGGGCTGGCGGGGCGTGGGCGCGGCCGTGTCGGTGGTGCTCGCCGGGTTCTCCGCCGTCCTGGGACTGCTCGGCCAGGTGGACCGCCGGCTCGGCACCCGCTGAGCCGGGCCCGCCGGCGGCGGGGCGCCGTCAGCCGTGCGCGGCGGTCAGCCGTCCTGGCGGGCGAGCCACTCCCGGCGCAGGATCCCCATGCCGAGGGAGTCGATCCAGCGGCCGTCCTGCCACAGGGCCTCCCGCATGGTGCCCTCGCGGACGAAGCCGAGCTTCTCGTAGACGTGGATCGCGCGCGGGTTGTGCTCGAACACGTCCAGGCTCACGCGGTGCAGCTCCACGGTGCGGAACGCCCAGTCCAGGGCGAGGGTGAGGGCGGCGGTGCCGATGCCGCGGTCGGTGGCGCCGGTGATCCACAGGCGCAGCGCGCAGGAGATGTTCGGCGGATCCAGGTCCATGAGGACCATCTCCCCGACGATCGTGGCGTCCTCCTCGATGACCCACACGGCCCGGTCGTCCGCCACGGACCACGCGTCGTAGTCCTCGGCCAGCTTCTCCGGGGAGCCCCACGGCTGGATCTCCCCGGAGACGATCCTGTCCGCGCGCGCCGAGCTGTGGGTGGAGCCCGTGAGCAGGAGGGTCTCCCGGTCCTGGAGCAGCGGGTAGAGGGCCGCGGCGTCGTCGGCGCCGGCGGGGCGCAGGGTGATGCGCCCGTCCGTGAGCTCCGGCGGGGAGTAGAACAGGGCCTGCACGCGGGTGGGCTCGGAGGGGCGCCGCTCGTCCGGGCCGGCGTCGTCCGCGGGGGCGCGTCCGGGGTCGGCGGTGACGGCGACGGTGGGCGCGGCCTGGGGCGATGCGTCGACGCTGGGGTCCGGTGTCATGCCCCTATGGGACCACACGGGGAGCGGGCCCGGTCGCCGGCCTCCCGCCTGGAGCGGGTGACCAGGCGACCTGGGTGCAGTACTGCCACGTATCTCCCGCTGTGCCTGGCAGTACTGCGCCCAGGTGGGGTACTGCGCCCACGTGGCGCGGGGCGGAGTGAACGAGGTCGCGGCCCGCCCGCCCTCCGGGCTCACCCCTGCAACCGGCGGACCTCCACGGGCTGGCCGCACGCATAGGAGCCCTGCGCGGCGAGACCGCGGGCGGCGGCGTCGTCGGCGGCCTCCACTATCCAGTACCCGCCGAGGGCCATGTCCCCCTGGGCGAGGGTGCCCTCGCGGACCTCGGCCTGCGCGGCCGCCTGCCCGGCGTCGGACGCGGCGACGGCGTCCACCACGCGGGCCTCCCCCGGCGGGGTGAGGCCGCCCGCGGCGACGAACGCGCCGGAGCCCATCAGCATCCGGTTGAAATCGTCCACGCGGGCGAACGCGGCCTGCATGTCCTCCTCGGACTCGTAGGCCGTGCCGGCGGCGTGCACGCCCGGGGCGTGCCACACCGTGATCATGTACTGGCTCATGCGGTCATCCCACCACAGCGGCGGGCGCCGTCACAGGCGGGCCGGTCAGCGCCGGAACACGTCGTCGACCGGGGTGTCCCCGTCCACGAACTCCACCTGCCGGCCGATCGACGCCCCGGAGTCCACCGCGGCCGCGATCATCCGTGCCACGTTGCCCCGCGAGGTCCC
This sequence is a window from Micrococcus porci. Protein-coding genes within it:
- the glsA gene encoding glutaminase A; translated protein: MKHPVPDYLQHLVDSLREDRRGALADYIPVLAQADPERLGIALATVTGRLHSAGDDETEFTIQSVSKPFAYAAALQDRGLDAVDARVGLNPSGEAFNELSLEAESKRPDNAMINAGALAVHQLLVGPYAGRQERLDRLVGFMSTLAGRRLEIDRETFESEMATSDRNLSLAHMLRSHGIIQDRAEDVVAGYIAQCSVRVTVRDLALMGACLASGGVHPLTGERVLPSLVCRQVLSVMSSSGMYDAAGQWLVNVGIPAKSGVSGAVLGALPGQVGLAVFSPRLDEVGNSVRGVEACRRMSEDMDLHLMEGDSLGGTVVRFARREGDTVLLHLQGVIRFGGGEAVVTAMTDLGTGAAGGGRAAWSEHDYPEWEDAPHGDVAAEAGDRRPVDAADPEAARAAATGDGSVHEAAACAVAEDGLPIRTVVLNLERVDRVTAVGRRLIDEGVDRLRADGVAVEVVDPDGLLG
- a CDS encoding GNAT family N-acetyltransferase, whose translation is MTPDPSVDASPQAAPTVAVTADPGRAPADDAGPDERRPSEPTRVQALFYSPPELTDGRITLRPAGADDAAALYPLLQDRETLLLTGSTHSSARADRIVSGEIQPWGSPEKLAEDYDAWSVADDRAVWVIEEDATIVGEMVLMDLDPPNISCALRLWITGATDRGIGTAALTLALDWAFRTVELHRVSLDVFEHNPRAIHVYEKLGFVREGTMREALWQDGRWIDSLGMGILRREWLARQDG
- a CDS encoding YciI family protein; the encoded protein is MSQYMITVWHAPGVHAAGTAYESEEDMQAAFARVDDFNRMLMGSGAFVAAGGLTPPGEARVVDAVAASDAGQAAAQAEVREGTLAQGDMALGGYWIVEAADDAAARGLAAQGSYACGQPVEVRRLQG
- a CDS encoding Pr6Pr family membrane protein, whose translation is MPAWLARFTRPRPAPRPSRAARAGWWAAGALPLVGCLTSFPIGASKPTMVIPGVGYHGGFEAGWQHALNQPAYFTWLSNAMVAGTSLTLAARRDAPTSDAFWALRTAGLGSVMVTGIVYNAVLRGMEQDTLLYRFNDAVQHVVNPVLAPLVWAAFDPRGQITYRRAGLAAVVPLMWATATLVRGARIDWYPYPFLDVPRLGWRGVGAAVSVVLAGFSAVLGLLGQVDRRLGTR
- a CDS encoding glycerol-3-phosphate dehydrogenase/oxidase, whose translation is MPTLRTVELSPATRADHLARLRAADADHPLDVLVVGGGSAGVGAAFDAATRGLDVGIVDAGDWAGGTSSRSSRLMHGGLRYLEMLDVKLVYEALRERDLLLTRTAPHVVRPLRFVFPLEHARDRGWIGAGVGVYDAMQSVGRRRAVGGHRHLGRKALAETFPGLDPEAAVGAVEYADAQFDDARLALLLVRSAVDLGAAALNHAPVVGYLKDGAGAVVGARVRESLTGEELQVHARAVILAGGVWTQEQQELAGVDGGLEVLASKGVHVTVPRERIAAEPGVGVITRTEKSVLFVIPSDEHWIIGTTDTPWRQDVDHPAATAADVDYVLEHANAVLSEDLTRADVVAVYAGLRPLLQPAAGADDASTKVSREHTVTELAPGLTAVAGGKWTTYRAMAEDTVDFAVRDLFPTRPSLTAHTPVLGGLGYAEIAARAAEIAAERGFDAARVDRLLRRYGTLLPHVLALVDADPALGEPLPGGEAYLRAEVVYAARAEGAVHLDDVLERRLRLSTEVPDRGADAASEAAALVADVLGWDAARRDAEVAAYRALVAARRRAEGLDDDAAAAAELAAAGERAGVVPVTSRETVTPEEKGGAR
- the glpK gene encoding glycerol kinase GlpK, with the protein product MSAPRYVMAIDQGTTSTRAILFDHAGDAVATGQLEHAQHFPRAGWVEHDPLEIWRNTREAIGQALSRADATRDDVAAIGVTNQRETAVVWDRTTGRPVHPAIVWQDTRTQHLCERLGGDAGPDRWRERTGLPLATYFAGPKVAWILEHVDGAREAAERGDLLFGTTDSWTVWNLTGGVLGGQHVTDVTNASRTLLMDLETLEWDAEIAAEMGIPGGMLPRIVSSSAEVGHAAPTSLLGGVPIAGILGDQQAALFGQACFEAGQAKNTYGTGNFLLVNTGARPVRSRHGLLTTVAHRIGDEPPAYALEGSVAVTGSLVQWLRDNLGLIRDAAEVEELAAGAPDNGGVFVVPAFSGLFAPHWDPTARGTIVGLTRYADRRHLARAVLEATAFQSREVLDAVLADVAEAEEGAGVVGGLTELKVDGGMVANDLLMQFQADVLGVPVVRPEVTETTALGAAYAAGLAVGFWASTAELAAHWSEDRRWEPAMDPERAARLLRLWARAVARSRGWIDDDVEALAAETRTAPDATPAGRTP